The genomic region TTAAGTCCGTAGACAAGTATATTCCCTTTAAATCAAGTCCAATTCGGTAATCACAATTTGTTTTTTGTGATTTTATGATTAATTCTGGTCCATATAGATTTTGGTAAAACTTATCGTATTCCCAATTATCTTTAAAATTCCCATATTCAAAAGAATATTCAGCAAGTTTTGAAAGTCCGTTTACGCAGTCAACTGCAATTTTCCAATTATCGTCGGTAGAATAGTCAATGTCAGAATTACTAAATTCGATGTAAGCATTTATCTTTTCAATGATTTGATTGAATTCGGATGAATGTTTGTCAATGAGTTTATCTAACTTTTTATTCAATTGCGTGAGTTTTTCAAAGTTGTTGCCAACGGCCACGCGGGTAAGGCGAGTAGCGTTGTCCGCGCTTGAGCGGACTTAGCTATGCCAGCCTTTAGTCGCTATTTGCTTTATCCGCCTGTTGTCGGAAGTGCAACTGGGTATCTGCCGTATTGTTTCCGGTAAAAATACTAAAAAGCCTTTGGTTCCTTCAAAGCAAATTGCAGCGTACTGCGTAGCCGTTGTGGGGAATAGTGGAAAGGGAGTTCGCTTTGGGCGAACGTATTTGCACGTGCCCGTGGGCATTTCCGACAACGGTTCGGCTAAGGTTCGTTGCTGTGATTCGTCCGAAGGACAATCCAGCCGAACCCAAAGTTAGCTTTTTGCGCGTGATTTCCTTTTAGGAAATCCGCAAGCAATGAATTTTAGGCATTGTTGTAAAACGTTTTTATTTTCAGGTCTATCTTACCCATTATTTGGAAATGTATGGGTTGTCTGATGAATATATTTCCCAACCTTTGATATTTCCAAAATCTAAAGTGATTACCGTATCTAATTCATGCCGTTTAATTACTAAATCAATTGATTTCCTGTCTTTTGAAATTGAATCTCCAACTTTTAAGAAATTAAATAAATTTAGGCTTTGGAAGGTAAAATCCCTCCTATCCCTTCCATCATTATTTTTTAAGATTATAATGTGTCTATTATGGTCTTTTTCATCCAAATATTTTTCGACGATAATGCCGTTATATGTCCAATGATAATGGTCATGGACAATTTTATTGAATCTATCCAGCTCTGTATATCTTTCGCAACTAACCATTCCGATTAGGAAAATTAATGTTTGATAAATTTTAGATGACACGTTTTTAAATTTTCAAATGTTTTACAACGGCCACGCGGGTAAGGCGAGTAGCGTTGTCCGCGCATGTGCGGACGTAGCTATGCCAGCCTTTAGTCGCTATTTGCTTTATCCGCCTGTTGTCGGAAGTGCAACTGGGTATCTGCCGTATTGTTTCCGGTAAAAATACTAAAAAGCCTTTGGCTTTTTTAAAGCAAATTGCAGCGTACTGCGTGGCCGTTGTCGGGAATAGTGTAAAGGGAGTTCGCTTTGGGCGAACGTATTTGCACGTGCCCGTGGGCATTTCCGACAACGGTTGGGCTATGATTTCGTTGTGGAATCATCCGCAGGATTGTTCCGCTGAAATCTAGCCGTTTGATTAATACTTTTATTTTGGTGTGGCACAAAACCACAATGAATTATAGCCAATGTTAGGGTACGTTTTTATTGTTCGAACTCAATAATTAATGGCATTGAATATTTTTTTCTAATCGGTTTGCCAAATTGATAACCCGGTGTCCAGTTTGGCAACTCATTTATTATTTCAACTAATTTCTTGTCTATTTTTTCATTAACTCCTTTTCGAACAATGGGGTTGATAACTTCTCCGCTTTCGGAAATTTCAAATTCCAGAAGAATCTTTTGCCCAACTGGAAAGTCAATTTCTTCTTTTGAGATTGTCAATTTTTTTCTAATGAGCTTATGTATTTCTGAAAGTCCGCCCTCAAATGTTGGATTACTATTCCAATTATTCTGGTTTTCCAAGCTATCAGCAATGGTTTGAACCCTTGTTTTCAGGTTGATTCCTAGTTTTTTATTTAACAGAGAGGTCATAATTGAGTCATAACAATAGAAAAATCCGATTGAGTCCGAATCAATAAACCTCCATTTGACATTATAGTGTTCCCTTAGTACATAGAAATAAGTGTTTTCCACTGGTAATATTTCCATTGAATGTAATTTGAAATCTGAATTTGCAAAATCGGATTTTGCCTTTAATTCAGCTATTTCACATTCAGTAGGTTTACAACCCAATAGTGTGATTAAAAAGATTAGAACTGTAAAAATTAGTGGTTTCATTTAAATGTACCCTAACGGTTCGGCTATGAGTAGTTGCGTGGGTTAGCACTTAACTTTGCAAGTACACACCAAGCTAAAATCCGCTAGAATTTTCAGAAGTAGGCGAGAACAAGCAATTATTTATAGCCATTGTTGCCTGCTGGCTTTTATTCATTTTCTAATTCAATCGATTTTGTTGAACCACTCATATGTATTAGCTTATTTAAGTAATCTACTTGTCCGCTTAAATATTTTTGTTCCAAGCTTTCTTCAAGTATTTGTTTTTCTTTTTTATTAAGTTCAACTAGTAACTCATATTTGAATTTCTCTTGAATATTATCTAATTCTTTCTTGTAAATTTTAATTACTAAATCATTCATTTTGGATTGATATTCTAAATCCGTTTTTAGCTTTTTTTCAATATGCTGTTTTGATAATTCTATTAGTTCTTTTTCGAGTTTCTGTCTCTTTTCTTTCAGTATATTTTTGAACTTATCTTCAACTTTTTTCTTTGTCCAAAAAGTATAGATTGCGAATACTATTCCTATTATGGAAGTCGAAAGAGCTATTATTTGTGTATATTCCATAATTACGATTCTTTAGTGTTTTTGGTGAATAGAAAAAATGGTTCTTTCCCGTTAATATGTCTAGAATATCTTTCGATTAAATGCATAATAAATACAGCTAATATTGTGTAAAATGCACCTGCTTCATTTAAAGGAAACGCACTTATATTTATAATTTCAACTCCATTTTCGTCAAGATTTACTGAATGATAAGTACCTGCAAGTAAAATACCAGTTAAAAAGCATATACTTAATTGCCATTCATATTTTGATGAAAATCCTGTAGCAAAAGCGTACATTGATGAACAAAGTATCAATGAGTCAATACTTATGTCAGAAGTGTGTTGGTATTCAAACCATAGTGGAATTAGCGGTAAAATTTGGAAAAACACTACCGCAGACACAAAATGTCCAATGTGTTTTCCATCCTTTTTTATCTGTTCACTCATTTATTTAAGTTTGTTTTAGCTTGCCGGCAACGTTGGTATATGGTTAACACCGTAAAAATCCTTTAAAAATCAACTAAATACAAATAAATCAATGCTTTATTCATTGACAAACGTTTGTAAGTATTTACAAACGAAAACAAACGTTTAAAGTCTTTTAATCGGTTATTTGGAATCAGAAAACCTGTTTCAAAATCATTTTAGGCTTTATCATCCTATTTTGCGGCTGGCCATCCAGCCGCTTTTTGGGGTATCGTAAAAATAAAAGGCAAGTGCCCCAAGGGCACCTGCCTTTTTACCTACGTAACCAAAAAAACCAACTATTTTCTATCTTCTGTTCTTTTACGCTTTTCCCTTTTTTTGTGGTTCATTTTTCTGGCTGCCATTTTCTCCCATTTTTGGTACTGCTCGGCTGATAAGATTTTCTTCATTCGGGCTTTATGGGCGATTTGTTTATCCAACTGCTCCATTTTCATCGCATACTTTTCTTCGGTAGTCGGTTTTTGCAATGCTCTTTTTTCTTGCATCGCTCTGCGTTCTTCCATTTTGGCTTTTCGCATTTTGGCATGTTCCAAATTTATTTTTTGGATTTCGGTTTGTTGTGCTTCGTCCAAATCCAGGGCCAACGTCATTTTTTTGGTATGCAACGTCGCCATTTGTTCGGGGGTTGCATCTCTTATTACCATTGCAGAAGCCTCTCTTTTGCCTTGTTGGGCCATAAGGGTAGCTCCGGTAAGGAGCAGTATGGCCATAAATGTTGTTTTTTTCATCTGTTTTGTTTTTGAAGTTTGGTCTTTGGACTTCACTACCTCGTTTAGGTTTAATCCGTACAAAACGTTTATGACCTTTTTAACGAAACAGAACCTTACGTTGTGGCATAAAAAAAGCGCTAGTTCAGATACTAGCGCCTTGATCAAGTAGGTAATATGGGGTATGCTATTTTTTTGGACTATCAACGTTATGCTGTGCCAGCTGAAAAGTGTCTTTGGTGTTTTCGGTCGTTGAACAGTACAGTACAATCGAAGCGACCAAACAAACAAAATAAATAAGGCTTTTTACTTTTGGGGCCATAGGTTCGGGGTTTTATTTCTTGATACTAATGTATATAAAGAAATGCCTCAAAATATCGTATTGTTGTCAAAAACAGTCTACAAAGGGCAAAACCACAATATCTTGTGGTTTTGCGTTTTGGTTCATCGGGGAAATATGTTTTTTATCCCTTGTACCTAAAATCTTCGTAAATATACCTTTCGCCTATCTTGGGTCCAAAATCATGTCGATACGCTCCATGGCATCCTGCAGATGATACTTGCTCATGGTGTCCGATGTTCTGGCAATCGCATTACGCAGGCTCCGTTTTAATAGGTTGAGTTCTGCACGTGCCACGGATCTTATGTCGGATTGGCTGGTATTTACTACCGTTGATTTTTGATAACCGCCAAAAGTAGGCTGTTTTTTCTGGTTTTCGGCGTTCATCAAATATTCCAAACGATCAATATGTGCTTTTTGGAGGTTTCTCCGGTAGGTATCTATGGTCTTGCCCGTGCGTAGTTCGGACCAAATGCCCGTGCGCATGTCTTTCATCATGTCCAAAAGGCGATAGGCCCCATTGCCGTTAGCCGTTTCGTTTTCGATGATGCGTGCCATCTTGCCCAGGCTCAGTATATTGTTCAATGTTCTGGTCTGTAATGCTCTGAGGCTTTCCAAATATCCCGAATATTGAATTTTTCCAAATATCTCTTGGTCCAACATCCATTCGGGAGTGCTGAACAGTTGTTCTTGGAGAAATTGCATACATTTTTTCTGGTGTGCTTTGGGTACATGGGTGTACACGGCGCCTTCTTGATCATATGTTTTTTGATACTCATATACACCACCTATATTATTTGAAACATGCCCCATGTAACGGTTAAACTGCGACTGTACCTGACCGTATAGGGTTTGCAGGTCGTCATAGTTTTTGCCGTCCTCGGCCGTCCATTCTATTAATTTGGGTACAATGCGCTTTAAATTGGCGATACCATATTCGCTTGCCTTAACGGCATCGTCGCCCAAATCTTCGGTCTGGGAGCTGGGATCTACTATATCACCTACTTGTTGGTGCCCAAACCTGTACAATGGGTCTCCGGCATGTTTTAATATCCATCGGTCCAAGATCGCTTTTTCATCTTCCGCGGTCTTATCCAAAATAGGTTTGTAGCCCCATTGTATGGCATATTTGTCATACACACCAATATCGGGCATAAGGGCAACGCCATCATCTTCTGGCTGCGCCACGTAATTAAATCGGGCATAGTCCATAATAGAGGGGGCCGTGCCATATTTTTTGGTGAAACTCGCCGAACGCAATGAATCCACAGGGTACGCCACACTGCTTCCCATGTTGTGGGGTAGGCCTAACGTATGGCCGACCTCATGTGAGGATACGAACCGGATCAAACGCCCCATCACCTCGTCCTTAAATTCAACGCCCCTAGCATCGGGGTTTATCGCAGCGGTCTGAATAAAGAACCAATTGCGTAGCAGGGTCATTACATTGTGGTACCAATTGATGTCGGATTCCAAGATTTCGCCACTACGGGGGTCGCTCACATGAGGACCATTGGCATTGGGAATGGGTGAGGCCAAATAGCGCACCACCGAGTACCTGACATCCTCTGGGGACCATTCAGGGTCTTCTTCCGCTGTTGGCGGGTCTTTGGCAATAATGGCATTTTTAAAGCCTGCAGCCTCAAAAGCAACTTGCCAATCTTCGATACCTTGCTTTATATAGGGCACCCACTGCTTTGGTGTGGCCCTGTCTACATAATATACAATTTGCTTTTTGGGCTCCACGAGCTCTCCTCTCTTGTACTTTTCAATATCTTCATCTTTCACTTCCAACCTCCATCGGTCCAAAAATCGTACGGTCTTACTTTTTTGGGCATCCAGACCATAATCTACTTGCCCCCTTGCGAACCAGCCTACACGTTCATCAAAATATCTTCGTTTCATAGGTTTGGCCGGTAACAAAATCATAGAGTTGTTGATTTCTATTGAAATGGTGCCCAGACTACCATTGGAAGGTGGATTGCTCGCCATGTAGGTTTTTACATGCCGTGCCTCTACATTCAACGGGTAACTTTTTACGGTCTCGATATAGCTTTTTTCAGCATCCAAACGACTTACCTTGTATCGCTTGCGGTAAAATTCTGGCATACCAAAAGCCTTTACATCCTTTTCAAAAAGGGAATTTACCTCTATGACCGTGGCCGGGGCAACAGAATCTTTTTTGAAGGCTTTTATATCAAAGGAATACAATACGGGTTCAAAGTTGGAATTTACCACTGCCTCATGCACGGGAAGGGAATCTGCTGCAACAACATCGTGCGATACTACGCGCAATAGAACCTTTTTGGCCTTTTTCTCCCAGCGCAGTACCTGCGTGTTTATTTTCCCGCCGCCGAAACCAATACCGGATGCGGTTTTTGAGATTCTGCTTACCATCAACATTTCTTTGTTAAAGAGCGAATCGGGAATTTCATAAAAATACTTCTCGTTCAACGTATGTACATCAAAAAGCCCTTTATCGGTAACGGCATCTTTGGTAATGACCTTGTCGTATGGCTTGATTTCCCCTTTTTTTGGTTTGGTCGCTGTGCCCGATGTTTCGGTTTTTTTCTTTTTCTTTTTAAAAATTTGCCCTTCTGCAGTAGGTACGGCCATAAAAAAGAAGGCCAGGAATAGGCCTGGAAGTAATTTTTTAAACATTTTCAAGTTGATTTTTGGTTTAATTTCAAATAACCGAAAAAAAAAGGCAATGCTTTGTTAATGAAATCATAACCCCTTAAACATCAATAATATTCATAGGTTTATTCTTAATATGGTGTCAAAAACCTATGTTTTTAACAAAAACTGAAAAGATGTTTTTTCTTTACGCTTAAAAAAAATCAAAGTTTTGTGTAACGTTTTAAAACCAAAGCAGTCTATTAGTTAGAGAATATTATTCATTTAATCAATTTTCGATTTAGTCAATTTAAAACCTTTGCCTTTGGCAGAGGTTTTATTTTTTAGAATATATACGGTATTACGAACTGAAACATAAGTATCAACAGTACAACGGCTATAAGGTTCAATATAATACCCACACGCGCCATTTGATGCACTTTTATATGACCACTAGCAAAAACTATGGCGTTGGGCGGAGTGGCCATGGGCAGCATAAAGGCACAACTACTGGCTATGGTTACGGGAATCAACAAATACAGCAGCGGTATTTCCAAACCTATGGCTATCCCCGCCACCACTGGGGCCAAAACGGCCACAAGTGCCACGTTGCTCATAAGTTCGGTCATAAAAAGCATTAAGAATATCAATAGGGCAGCGGTAAACAAAATACTGATATCACTTTCAGCTATACCACCGGCGACCATATCTACGATACCGCTGACGGACATGCCCTTGGCCAATGCCAAACCACCCCCAAAGAGCACCAAAATACCCCAGGCCAGTTTTTCGGTATCCTTCCAGTGCAGGATAAAATCCCCTTTTTTAATGTTGTAGGGGATGCCAAACAAAGAAACCGCCGCAATCATGCTTATAATGGTATCGGACAATCCCAGTTCTGGAAAGATTTTGTTTATCAAGGTCCTGAAAACCCACAAAAAAACCGTGACACCAAAAATGACCAACACCATTTTTTCCTTGCCCGAAGTAGGTCCCAGTTTCTTCAGTTCCAAATCGATAACATCTTTACTGGCAGTAAATCTGAGCTGTTTGTTCGGAAACATCCACTTGACCAATACCAAGTAACTAATGGCAATCATGATCGCGGAAAAAGGCAGCCCAATGACCATCCACTTTAAAAAGGATATCTCAATATTGTATTCGTTCTCCAAAAGACCTATCAAAACCGAATTTGGGGGCGTGCCGATAACCGTGGCGATACCTCCCGCATTGGCTGAAAAGGCAATGCCCAGCATAACGCAAAGCGCAAAGTTTTGGTCGCTTTTCGTAAAGCCGTCAGCATCATGTATCAGCAGACCGATGACGGACATGGCAATAGGCAGCATGACCACCGTACTAGCAGTATTGCTGATCCACATGCTCAATGATGCGGTAGCGATCATAAAACCAAGTACCACTTTATTGGGTGTTGTACCTGTTAATTTAATGATATTTAAGGCTATGCGCCTATGTAGATTTACCTTCTCCAGGGCCAGTGCCATTACAAAACCGCCAAAAAACAGAAAAATGATAGGGCTGCCGTAATTCGCCCCGACTTCGGTCACATCCATTATTTTCAATAACGGCAGTAGTATAAGCGGTAAAAGTG from Costertonia aggregata harbors:
- a CDS encoding zinc-dependent metalloprotease — its product is MFKKLLPGLFLAFFFMAVPTAEGQIFKKKKKKTETSGTATKPKKGEIKPYDKVITKDAVTDKGLFDVHTLNEKYFYEIPDSLFNKEMLMVSRISKTASGIGFGGGKINTQVLRWEKKAKKVLLRVVSHDVVAADSLPVHEAVVNSNFEPVLYSFDIKAFKKDSVAPATVIEVNSLFEKDVKAFGMPEFYRKRYKVSRLDAEKSYIETVKSYPLNVEARHVKTYMASNPPSNGSLGTISIEINNSMILLPAKPMKRRYFDERVGWFARGQVDYGLDAQKSKTVRFLDRWRLEVKDEDIEKYKRGELVEPKKQIVYYVDRATPKQWVPYIKQGIEDWQVAFEAAGFKNAIIAKDPPTAEEDPEWSPEDVRYSVVRYLASPIPNANGPHVSDPRSGEILESDINWYHNVMTLLRNWFFIQTAAINPDARGVEFKDEVMGRLIRFVSSHEVGHTLGLPHNMGSSVAYPVDSLRSASFTKKYGTAPSIMDYARFNYVAQPEDDGVALMPDIGVYDKYAIQWGYKPILDKTAEDEKAILDRWILKHAGDPLYRFGHQQVGDIVDPSSQTEDLGDDAVKASEYGIANLKRIVPKLIEWTAEDGKNYDDLQTLYGQVQSQFNRYMGHVSNNIGGVYEYQKTYDQEGAVYTHVPKAHQKKCMQFLQEQLFSTPEWMLDQEIFGKIQYSGYLESLRALQTRTLNNILSLGKMARIIENETANGNGAYRLLDMMKDMRTGIWSELRTGKTIDTYRRNLQKAHIDRLEYLMNAENQKKQPTFGGYQKSTVVNTSQSDIRSVARAELNLLKRSLRNAIARTSDTMSKYHLQDAMERIDMILDPR
- a CDS encoding SLC13 family permease, whose translation is MHLSKKLGLISGPILFLILINLPLYLVSAKGDAVIAVAVWMIIWWITEAVSISVTALLPLILLPLLKIMDVTEVGANYGSPIIFLFFGGFVMALALEKVNLHRRIALNIIKLTGTTPNKVVLGFMIATASLSMWISNTASTVVMLPIAMSVIGLLIHDADGFTKSDQNFALCVMLGIAFSANAGGIATVIGTPPNSVLIGLLENEYNIEISFLKWMVIGLPFSAIMIAISYLVLVKWMFPNKQLRFTASKDVIDLELKKLGPTSGKEKMVLVIFGVTVFLWVFRTLINKIFPELGLSDTIISMIAAVSLFGIPYNIKKGDFILHWKDTEKLAWGILVLFGGGLALAKGMSVSGIVDMVAGGIAESDISILFTAALLIFLMLFMTELMSNVALVAVLAPVVAGIAIGLEIPLLYLLIPVTIASSCAFMLPMATPPNAIVFASGHIKVHQMARVGIILNLIAVVLLILMFQFVIPYIF